The proteins below are encoded in one region of Microbispora sp. NBC_01189:
- the mmsA gene encoding multiple monosaccharide ABC transporter ATP-binding protein, with protein MPDHILRMRGITKEFPGVRALDDVNFDVERGTVHALVGENGAGKSTLMKVLSGVYPHGSYEGEILLDSHPCAFRGLRQSEAAGIVIIHQELALIPGMSIAENVFLGNERARRGIIDWHATSDETVRLLEKVGLREDPDTPVNALGVGRQQLVEIAKALAKDVKLLILDEPTAALNETDSENLLRLLRDLRDHGITSILISHKLNEVMAVADAITILRDGRTIETLDVADGVDEDRIIRGMVGRDLDHRYPPRTPEIGDVLFEVEGWNVFHPTVPDRQVVRDASLTVRRGEIVGIAGLMGAGRTELAMSVFGRSYGTRISGTLRKDGRELHLATVGDAIAAGLAYVTEDRKELGLLLEEDIRRNVTLANLHRVSRRSVIDLHREVADAEGFLHRLRIKAPGVFTKTGNLSGGNQQKVVLSKWMYTNPDVLILDEPTRGIDVGAKYEIYTIVQGLAAEGKGVLLISSELPELLGMCDRIYVMSQGRITGELGRREATQEAVMRLMTNTPAVAR; from the coding sequence ATGCCCGACCATATCCTCCGGATGCGGGGGATAACCAAGGAGTTCCCCGGTGTCCGCGCGCTCGACGACGTGAACTTCGACGTCGAGCGCGGGACCGTCCACGCCCTTGTGGGCGAGAACGGCGCCGGGAAGTCCACGCTGATGAAGGTGCTCAGCGGGGTCTACCCCCACGGGAGCTACGAGGGGGAGATCCTCCTCGACTCCCACCCCTGCGCCTTCCGCGGCCTGCGGCAGAGCGAGGCGGCGGGCATCGTCATCATCCACCAGGAGCTCGCGCTCATCCCGGGCATGTCCATCGCGGAGAACGTCTTCCTCGGCAACGAGCGGGCGCGGCGCGGGATCATCGACTGGCACGCCACGTCGGACGAGACCGTGCGCCTGCTGGAGAAGGTGGGCCTGCGCGAGGACCCGGACACCCCGGTGAACGCGCTCGGAGTGGGCAGGCAGCAGCTCGTCGAGATCGCCAAGGCCCTGGCCAAGGACGTGAAGCTGCTCATCCTCGACGAGCCGACCGCCGCGCTCAACGAGACCGACAGCGAGAACCTGCTGCGGCTCCTGCGTGACCTGCGCGACCACGGCATCACCTCGATCCTCATCTCGCACAAGCTCAACGAGGTGATGGCCGTGGCCGACGCGATCACGATCCTGCGGGACGGCCGGACGATCGAGACGCTCGACGTCGCCGACGGGGTGGACGAGGATCGCATCATCAGGGGCATGGTCGGGCGCGACCTCGACCACCGCTACCCGCCGCGCACCCCGGAGATCGGCGACGTGCTGTTCGAGGTCGAGGGGTGGAACGTCTTCCACCCCACGGTCCCCGACCGGCAGGTCGTCCGCGACGCGAGCCTCACCGTGCGGCGCGGCGAGATCGTGGGGATCGCGGGGCTCATGGGCGCCGGCCGCACCGAGCTCGCGATGAGCGTCTTCGGCCGATCGTACGGCACCCGGATCAGCGGCACGCTCCGCAAGGACGGCCGCGAGCTGCACCTGGCCACGGTGGGCGACGCGATCGCGGCCGGCCTCGCGTACGTCACCGAGGACCGCAAGGAGCTTGGCCTGCTGCTGGAGGAGGACATCCGGCGCAACGTCACGCTGGCCAACCTGCACCGCGTCTCGCGGCGCTCGGTCATCGACCTGCACCGGGAGGTGGCCGACGCCGAGGGGTTCCTTCACCGGCTGCGGATCAAGGCGCCCGGCGTCTTCACCAAGACCGGCAACCTCAGCGGCGGCAACCAGCAGAAGGTCGTGCTGAGCAAGTGGATGTACACCAACCCCGACGTGCTCATTCTCGACGAACCCACCCGGGGCATCGACGTGGGCGCGAAGTACGAGATCTACACGATCGTCCAGGGGCTCGCCGCCGAGGGCAAGGGCGTACTGCTGATCTCCTCGGAGCTGCCCGAGCTCCTCGGCATGTGCGACCGGATCTACGTGATGAGCCAGGGGCGGATCACCGGTGAGCTCGGACGGCGGGAAGCGACACAGGAGGCTGTCATGAGGCTGATGACGAACACACCGGCGGTGGCCCGATGA
- the chvE gene encoding multiple monosaccharide ABC transporter substrate-binding protein, translated as MRKFTGALVAGLLLLLAAACGNSADGGDGGNTTAGGKGTVGIAMPTKSSERWVKDGDNMVQQFKSLGYDTDLQYAEDVVETQVSQVENMITKGVKVLVVAAVDGAALTDVLQQAAGQKIPVIAYDRLLMKTPNVDYYATFDNFQVGVQQAGYIEDKLGLKDGKGPFNVELFAGSPDDNNTVFFFNGAMSVLKPYIDSGKLVVRSKQTKLDQVATLRWDGATAQARMDNLLSASYTSEKIDAVLSPYDGISIGIISALKSVGYGSSGKPLPIITGQDAELASVKSIIAGEQTQTVYKDTRELAKVAASMADAVVQGKKPEVNNTDSYNNGVKTVPSYLLKPVSVDKDNYKQILVDGGYYTEAQLTG; from the coding sequence ATGCGCAAATTCACAGGCGCGCTGGTGGCGGGGCTGTTACTGCTGCTCGCGGCCGCGTGCGGCAACAGCGCGGACGGCGGGGACGGCGGGAACACGACCGCCGGCGGCAAGGGGACCGTGGGCATCGCGATGCCCACCAAGTCGTCCGAGCGCTGGGTCAAGGACGGCGACAACATGGTCCAGCAGTTCAAGTCGCTGGGCTACGACACCGACCTGCAGTACGCCGAGGACGTGGTGGAGACCCAGGTCTCCCAGGTCGAGAACATGATCACCAAGGGTGTGAAGGTACTCGTCGTCGCGGCCGTCGACGGCGCCGCCCTCACCGACGTGCTGCAGCAGGCGGCCGGCCAGAAGATCCCGGTCATCGCCTACGACCGGCTGCTGATGAAGACCCCCAACGTGGACTACTACGCCACGTTCGACAACTTCCAGGTCGGCGTGCAGCAGGCGGGCTACATCGAGGACAAGCTGGGGCTGAAGGACGGCAAGGGCCCCTTCAACGTCGAGCTGTTCGCCGGCTCCCCCGACGACAACAACACGGTGTTCTTCTTCAACGGCGCCATGTCGGTGCTCAAGCCGTACATCGACTCGGGCAAGCTCGTGGTGCGCAGCAAGCAGACGAAGCTGGACCAGGTCGCGACGCTGCGCTGGGACGGCGCCACCGCCCAGGCCCGCATGGACAACCTGCTGAGCGCCAGCTACACGTCCGAGAAGATCGACGCGGTGCTCTCGCCGTACGACGGGATCAGCATCGGCATCATCTCCGCGCTGAAGAGCGTCGGGTACGGCTCCTCCGGCAAGCCGCTGCCGATCATCACCGGCCAGGACGCCGAGCTGGCGTCGGTCAAGTCGATCATCGCGGGCGAGCAGACGCAGACCGTCTACAAGGACACCCGTGAGCTGGCCAAGGTGGCCGCCTCGATGGCCGACGCCGTCGTCCAGGGCAAGAAGCCCGAGGTGAACAACACCGACAGCTACAACAACGGCGTCAAGACGGTGCCGTCGTACCTGCTGAAGCCCGTGTCGGTCGACAAGGACAACTACAAGCAGATCCTGGTCGACGGCGGTTACTACACCGAGGCCCAGCTCACCGGCTGA
- a CDS encoding LacI family DNA-binding transcriptional regulator: MTKIRPGESPAERPRAAVMEDVAELAGVSAMTVSRVLNAPEKVRPETRERVLAAVRELDYRPNSAARMLVTGRSGVLGVVCFDTTLYGPASTLFGVEQAARDSDYLVSIASLPVLDRRWIGRGVDRLRSQSVDGVIVVAPHESAAEGVRQLPAGLPVVVVGGGGDVPVPVVAVDQVAGAARATRHLLSLGHRTVWHVAGPPNWVDSRGRLLGWRSVLEAEGRVVPEPLVGDWTASSGYELGRRLAADGGVTAVFVANDHMAMGVLRALREAGRRVPEDVSVAGFDDVPEAAYFWPPLTTVRQDFGELGRQAFRLLLHRIATHDGAPARLVEPELVVRESTGMSP, from the coding sequence ATGACGAAGATCCGGCCTGGAGAGAGCCCGGCCGAGCGCCCGAGGGCGGCGGTCATGGAAGACGTCGCGGAACTGGCGGGGGTGTCGGCGATGACGGTGTCGCGGGTGCTGAACGCTCCGGAGAAGGTGCGTCCGGAGACGCGGGAGCGGGTGCTGGCGGCGGTGCGGGAGCTGGACTACCGGCCGAACTCGGCGGCGCGGATGCTGGTGACCGGGCGGTCGGGGGTGCTGGGGGTGGTGTGTTTCGACACCACGTTGTACGGGCCGGCGTCGACGTTGTTCGGGGTGGAGCAGGCGGCCCGGGACAGTGACTATCTGGTGAGCATCGCGAGTTTGCCGGTGCTGGATCGGCGGTGGATCGGGCGGGGGGTGGATCGGCTGCGGTCGCAGTCGGTGGACGGGGTGATCGTGGTGGCGCCGCATGAGTCGGCGGCCGAGGGGGTGCGGCAGCTTCCGGCGGGGTTGCCGGTGGTGGTGGTGGGTGGGGGCGGGGATGTGCCGGTGCCGGTGGTGGCGGTCGATCAGGTGGCGGGGGCGGCGCGGGCGACGCGGCATCTGCTGAGTTTGGGGCATCGGACGGTGTGGCATGTGGCGGGTCCGCCGAACTGGGTGGATTCGCGTGGTCGTCTTTTGGGGTGGCGGTCGGTGCTGGAGGCGGAGGGCCGGGTGGTGCCCGAGCCGTTGGTGGGTGATTGGACGGCGTCGTCGGGTTATGAGCTGGGGCGGCGGCTGGCGGCCGATGGCGGGGTGACGGCGGTGTTCGTGGCCAATGACCATATGGCGATGGGGGTGTTGCGGGCGTTGCGGGAGGCGGGGCGGCGGGTGCCCGAGGATGTGAGCGTGGCGGGGTTCGACGATGTGCCGGAGGCGGCGTATTTCTGGCCGCCGCTGACCACGGTGCGGCAGGACTTCGGCGAGCTGGGCCGGCAGGCGTTCCGGCTCCTGCTGCACCGCATCGCGACCCACGACGGCGCACCGGCGCGCCTGGTCGAGCCCGAGCTCGTGGTCAGGGAGAGCACCGGCATGAGCCCGTGA
- a CDS encoding lectin, producing the protein MSDFPLSAGGARRPLSGPRRALTAGALGVLGVVTALAATLPANAAASTLGAAAAQSGRYFGTAIAAGHLNDSTYVATWDREFNSVTAENEMKWGPIEPSRNSFNWSQADQIVNHAVGQGMKVRGHTLVWHAQLPSWINSGMSASDLRSAMTNHITQVMNHYKGKVFAWDVVNEAFNDGGAVGTLRDSIFTQKLGNGFIEEAFRAARAADPNVKLCYNDYNIDDANANKTRGVYNMVKDFKARGVPIDCVGLQSHFGNPPSNYQQNIAQFAALGVDVQITELDVGGSGSTQADAYRRVVQACMAVSRCTGITVWGITDKYSWRSGDTPLLFDGNYNKKQAYNAVLDAFNGGGSTSSPPPNSPPPGGNGNALRGVASGRCLDVNGASQSNGATVLIWDCNGQNNQQWTSTSATELRVYGNKCLDVNGAGTADGTAVIIWDCNGQNNQKWRINSDGTITAVGANKCLDVSGNGTANGTKVQIWSCTGANNQKWTRV; encoded by the coding sequence ATGAGCGATTTCCCTCTATCCGCCGGTGGCGCCAGGCGGCCGCTCAGCGGCCCGCGCCGGGCGCTGACCGCCGGGGCTCTCGGCGTGCTCGGGGTGGTGACGGCCCTGGCGGCGACCCTCCCCGCCAATGCCGCGGCGAGCACCCTCGGGGCCGCCGCCGCGCAGAGCGGCCGTTACTTCGGCACCGCGATCGCGGCCGGCCACCTGAACGACTCGACCTACGTGGCCACCTGGGACCGGGAGTTCAACTCCGTCACCGCCGAGAACGAGATGAAGTGGGGGCCGATCGAGCCGTCCCGCAACTCGTTCAACTGGAGCCAGGCCGACCAGATCGTCAACCACGCGGTCGGCCAGGGCATGAAGGTCCGCGGGCACACGCTGGTGTGGCACGCCCAGCTGCCCAGCTGGATCAACAGCGGCATGTCGGCCAGCGACCTGCGCTCGGCGATGACCAACCACATCACCCAGGTCATGAACCACTACAAGGGCAAGGTCTTCGCCTGGGACGTGGTCAACGAGGCGTTCAACGACGGCGGCGCGGTCGGCACGCTGCGCGACTCGATCTTCACCCAGAAGCTCGGCAACGGCTTCATCGAGGAGGCGTTCCGCGCCGCGCGGGCCGCCGACCCGAACGTCAAGCTGTGCTACAACGACTACAACATCGACGACGCCAACGCCAACAAGACCCGTGGCGTCTACAACATGGTCAAGGACTTCAAGGCGCGGGGCGTGCCGATCGACTGCGTCGGCCTGCAGTCGCACTTCGGGAACCCCCCGTCGAACTACCAGCAGAACATCGCCCAGTTCGCCGCGCTCGGCGTCGACGTGCAGATCACCGAGCTCGACGTCGGCGGCTCCGGCTCCACCCAGGCCGACGCCTACCGCCGCGTCGTCCAGGCCTGCATGGCGGTCTCCCGCTGCACCGGCATCACCGTGTGGGGCATCACCGACAAGTACTCCTGGCGCAGCGGCGACACCCCGCTGCTGTTCGACGGGAACTACAACAAGAAGCAGGCCTACAACGCCGTCCTGGACGCGTTCAACGGCGGCGGAAGCACCAGCAGCCCGCCGCCCAACAGCCCCCCGCCCGGAGGGAACGGCAACGCCCTCAGGGGCGTCGCCTCGGGCCGGTGCCTCGATGTCAACGGCGCCTCCCAGTCGAACGGCGCCACGGTGCTGATCTGGGACTGCAACGGCCAGAACAACCAGCAGTGGACCTCCACCAGCGCGACCGAGCTGCGCGTCTACGGCAACAAGTGCCTCGACGTGAACGGCGCGGGCACGGCGGACGGCACCGCGGTGATCATCTGGGACTGCAACGGCCAGAACAACCAGAAGTGGCGCATCAACTCCGACGGCACCATCACCGCCGTCGGGGCGAACAAGTGCCTCGACGTGTCCGGCAACGGCACCGCCAACGGCACCAAGGTCCAGATCTGGTCCTGCACCGGCGCCAACAACCAGAAGTGGACCCGCGTCTGA